A DNA window from Coffea arabica cultivar ET-39 chromosome 6c, Coffea Arabica ET-39 HiFi, whole genome shotgun sequence contains the following coding sequences:
- the LOC113691906 gene encoding uncharacterized protein codes for MAAASGSDLSSEMEVDAFRRLFPLSFHERHLLKSIRPDGRTLGKARDTIISVGAVTSANGSALTKIGCTTMLAAIKLEVMTPTVESPDEGCIAIDFHMPPICSPIVRPGRPAEAAPVVAKQLSGTILSSGMIDLKELSLVSGKAAWMAYLDIYCLDADGSLFDAALLSAVAAFSHLQIPVVSLNDEGRIVLISEDNGGGKLEKEPVNKEKRKLKLATIPLSLTCILHKNYILADPTAEEESIMETLVTVVLDSSSQLVSLYKPGGPVLAQTSAIQDCVALTRQRLKELQKILNEAISDMEVD; via the exons ATGGCTGCTGCCAGTGGCTCTGATTTATCTTCAGAAATGGAGGTGGATGCTTTTAGACGTCTTTTCCCTCTGAGTTTTCATGAGCGCCATCTGCTTAAATCTATTAGACCTGATGGCAGGACCCTTGGAAAAGCTAGAGACACAATCATATCCGTTG GAGCTGTTACATCGGCAAATGGATCTGCACTAACAAAGATAGGCTGTACG ACCATGTTGGCTGCCATTAAATTGGAGGTTATGACACCTACAGTGGAGTCACCAGATGAGGGATGCATAG CTATAGATTTTCATATGCCCCCAATATGTTCTCCTATTGTTCGGCCTGGGAGGCCAGCAGAGGCCGCTCCAGTTGTGGCAAAGCAGTTATCTGGCACTATTTTGAG tTCTGgcatgattgatttgaaagaatTGTCTTTGGTCAGTGGGAAAGCTGCTTGGATGGCTTACCTG GACATATATTGTTTGGATGCTGATGGTTCCCTTTTTGATGCTGCATTGCTTTCTGCAGTTGCTGCCTTTTCACATT TGCAAATTCCTGTAGTTTCTCTGAATGATGAGGGAAGAATTGTGCTTATTTCTGAGGATAATGGGGGAGGGAAGTTGGAGAAGGAGCCAGtcaataaagaaaaaaggaagctCAAGTTGGCTACAATACCATTGTCCTTAACTTGCATACTTCACAAGAATTACATCCTGGCAGATCCTACAGCAGAGGAAGAATCCATAATGGAGACACTTGTGACTGTGGTATTGGATTCCTCCAGTCAATTGGTTTCTCTTTACAAACCAGGTGGACCAGTTCTTGCCCAAACGTCAGCTATTCAG GATTGCGTTGCATTAACAAGACAGAGACTGAAGGAACTTCAAAAGATCTTAAATGAAGCAATTTCTGATATGGAGGTGGACTAA
- the LOC113691948 gene encoding dolichol-phosphate mannose synthase subunit 3, with protein sequence MKHILKILALLVAISACWIGLLQVSVIPESYTWLLPLYFIVSLGCYGILMVGVGLMQFPTCPQEALLLHQDILEAKDFLKNKGVDVGSN encoded by the exons ATGAAGCATATTCTGAAGATTCTGGCATTGCTAGTGGCTATTTCTGCCTGCTGGATTGGCCTTTTACAAGTGTCAGTAATTCCAGAGAGCTATACGTGGTTG TTGCCGCTCTATTTCATTGTCTCTCTAGGGTGCTATGGCATCTTAATGGTTGGAGTTGGCCTGATGCAATTTCCAACTTGTCCTCAAGAGGCACTTCTCTTACATCAG GATATCCTTGAAGCCAAGGACTTCCTGAAGAACAAAGGGGTAGATGTTGGTTCCAATTGA
- the LOC113691413 gene encoding MDIS1-interacting receptor like kinase 2-like yields MLLIFIFALNLFLQQKEMNYVFISLSILLPLFLIGVLLYVIFSRTKIRKEEVELVGKKHGDIFRIWNYDGNMAYEDIIKATKNFDVRYCIGGGSYGTVYRARLSSGKVVAVKKLHDMESENPTYVKSFRNEAQMLSNIRHRNIVKLYGFCLHRRGMFLVYAYMKRGSLFGALRNRNAATQLDWIKRMNLIKGIANALSYLHHDCRPPMIHRDVSSKNILLNSELEASLSDFGTARLLELDSSNQTTVAGTYGYIAPELAYTMVVTEKVDVYSFGIVVLETLFGKHPGEFLSSLSPESAKQTKLKDLLDARLVPPVNRLVARDVVLAVTLAMACLDPNPKSRPTMQQAVLQFIFPTRNSTIPLHAITVDQLMPPRFSAQYVARTLPVQIMGEGEGRKVARLQSFQAV; encoded by the exons ATGCTTCTTATTTTCATATTCGCCTTGAATCtttttctgcaacaaaaggaGATGAACTACGTGTTTATTAGTCTTAGCATATTACTTCCGTTATTCTTAATTGGTGTATTACTATATGTAATCTTCTCTAGAACCAAGATTAGGAAGGAGGAAGTTGAGCTGGTAGGCAAGAAACATGGAGACATTTTTAGAATCTGGAACTATGATGGAAATATGGCATATGAAGACATCATTAAGGCAACAAAGAACTTTGATGTTCGGTATTGCATTGGAGGAGGAAGCTATGGCACTGTTTACAGAGCCAGGTTGTCAAGTGGGAAAGTGGTGGCTGTGAAAAAGCTTCACGACATGGAAAGCGAGAATCCAACCTATGTGAAGAGCTTTAGGAACGAAGCCCAAATGTTATCCAACATTAGGCATCGAAACATTGTAAAGCTCTATGGGTTCTGTTTACACAGGAGAGGTATGTTTCTGGTTTATGCCTACATGAAGAGGGGAAGTTTGTTTGGTGCCTTGAGGAATAGAAATGCAGCTACACAATTGGATTGGATTAAGAGGATGAATTTGATCAAGGGGATTGCAAATGCATTGTCATACCTGCACCATGATTGCAGACCACCTATGATTCATAGGGATGTATCAAGTAAGAATATTCTTCTGAATTCAGAGCTTGAAGCAAGTCTCTCCGACTTTGGTACAGCAAGACTGCTGGAGCTTGATTCATCAAATCAGACAACAGTGGCAGGCACTTATGGTTACATAGCACCAG AGCTAGCCTATACAATGGTGGTAACCGAAAAGGTTGATGTTTATAGCTTTGGCATTGTGGTCTTGGAGACATTGTTTGGAAAACATCCAGGAGAGTTTCTCTCCTCCTTGTCACCAGAATCTGCTAAACAAACAAAGCTGAAGGATCTACTGGATGCGCGTCTAGTCCCTCCTGTAAATCGCTTGGTTGCTCGCGATGTGGTTCTTGCTGTAACATTGGCAATGGCTTGCTTAGATCCCAACCCAAAATCTCGACCAACAATGCAGCAGGCAGTGCTGCAATTTATTTTCCCCACTAGAAACTCAACCATTCCTCTGCATGCCATCACCGTGGACCAGTTGATGCCTCCACGATTTAGTGCGCAATACGTTGCAAGGACTTTACCAGTACAAATAATGGGGGAGGGAGAGGGCAGAAAAGTAGCTCGTCTGCAAAGTTTTCAGGCTGTTTAG